The following are from one region of the Leucoraja erinacea ecotype New England chromosome 35, Leri_hhj_1, whole genome shotgun sequence genome:
- the LOC129713299 gene encoding E3 ubiquitin-protein ligase MARCHF5-like isoform X1: MDGCAAEASSLGLDYWIGATVAAGGPDIMSAAAAAAAAQYPGMERNCWVCFATDLDDRSAEWVSPCRCKGSTKWIHQSCLQRWLDEKQKGNSTGRVACPQCNTEYLIVFPKLGPVVYSLHQVDRILSRVSPFAAASIVVGTVYWSAVTYGAVTVMQVVGHKKGLDLMERADPLFLLMGLPTIPVMLILAKMIRWEDFVLRMWRKYSSKLQVLSSIFPGFGCPMPRTPADAHYRSDHASISRILCGALVFPTISSLVGKLIFSSVSSNLQRTILGGIAFVAIKGALKVYFRQQQYLIQANRRILNYPEREEEPEDTQEAYEDSGSD; the protein is encoded by the exons ATGGACGGGTGCGCTGCGGAGGCCTCGAGCCTGGGCCTGGATTACTGGATTGGAGCCACAGTGGCCGCTGGAGGCCCGGACATCAtgtcggcagcggcagcggcagcagcggcgcagTACCCGGGCATGGAGCG GAATTGCTGGGTGTGCTTTGCCACTGACCTCGATGATCGCTCTGCAGAGTGGGTCAGCCCGTGTCGGTGTAAAGGGTCGACAAAATGGATCCACCAGTCGTGTCTACAGCGATGGCTTGACGAGAAGCAAAAGGGCAACAGCACAGGCCGAGTAGCCTGTCCGCAATGTAACACAGAGTACTTGATTGTCTTCCCAAAACTAG GTCCAGTTGTTTACTCCTTGCACCAAGTGGACCGCATTCTGTCCAGAGTGAGCCCGTTTGCAGCAGCCAGCATCGTGGTGGGGACCGTGTACTGGTCGGCTGTGACCTACGGAGCAGTGACTGTGATGCAG GTGGTCGGGCACAAGAAAGGTTTGGACCTGATGGAGCGGGCGGACCCCCTCTTCCTGCTGATGGGGCTGCCCACCATTCCAGTGATGCTCATTCTGGCCAAGATGATCCGCTGGGAGGACTTTGTGCTCCGGATGTGGCGCAAGTACTCCAGCAAGCTTCAGGTGCTGAGCAGTATTTTCCCAG GGTTTGGATGCCCCATGCCTCGCACACCTGCCGACGCGCACTACCGAAGTGACCACGCGTCCATCTCCCGCATCCTGTGCGGCGCGCTCGTCTTCCCAACCATCTCCAGCCTGGTCGGCAAATTAATATTCAGCAGCGTCAGCTCCAATCTGCAGCGAACTATCTTG GGAGGGATTGCCTTTGTCGCTATCAAAGGGGCTTTAAAGGTTTACTTCCGGCAACAGCAGTACCTCATCCAAGCCAATCGCCGCATTCTCAACTACCCCGAGAGGGAGGAGGAACCGGAGGATACGCAGGAGGCCTACGAAGACTCGGGAAGTGACtag
- the LOC129713299 gene encoding E3 ubiquitin-protein ligase MARCHF5-like isoform X2: protein MDGCAAEASSLGLDYWIGATVAAGGPDIMSAAAAAAAAQYPGMERNCWVCFATDLDDRSAEWVSPCRCKGSTKWIHQSCLQRWLDEKQKGNSTGRVACPQCNTEYLIVFPKLGPVVYSLHQVDRILSRVSPFAAASIVVGTVYWSAVTYGAVTVMQVVGHKKGLDLMERADPLFLLMGLPTIPVMLILAKMIRWEDFVLRMWRKYSSKLQVLSSIFPGRDCLCRYQRGFKGLLPATAVPHPSQSPHSQLPREGGGTGGYAGGLRRLGK, encoded by the exons ATGGACGGGTGCGCTGCGGAGGCCTCGAGCCTGGGCCTGGATTACTGGATTGGAGCCACAGTGGCCGCTGGAGGCCCGGACATCAtgtcggcagcggcagcggcagcagcggcgcagTACCCGGGCATGGAGCG GAATTGCTGGGTGTGCTTTGCCACTGACCTCGATGATCGCTCTGCAGAGTGGGTCAGCCCGTGTCGGTGTAAAGGGTCGACAAAATGGATCCACCAGTCGTGTCTACAGCGATGGCTTGACGAGAAGCAAAAGGGCAACAGCACAGGCCGAGTAGCCTGTCCGCAATGTAACACAGAGTACTTGATTGTCTTCCCAAAACTAG GTCCAGTTGTTTACTCCTTGCACCAAGTGGACCGCATTCTGTCCAGAGTGAGCCCGTTTGCAGCAGCCAGCATCGTGGTGGGGACCGTGTACTGGTCGGCTGTGACCTACGGAGCAGTGACTGTGATGCAG GTGGTCGGGCACAAGAAAGGTTTGGACCTGATGGAGCGGGCGGACCCCCTCTTCCTGCTGATGGGGCTGCCCACCATTCCAGTGATGCTCATTCTGGCCAAGATGATCCGCTGGGAGGACTTTGTGCTCCGGATGTGGCGCAAGTACTCCAGCAAGCTTCAGGTGCTGAGCAGTATTTTCCCAG GGAGGGATTGCCTTTGTCGCTATCAAAGGGGCTTTAAAGGTTTACTTCCGGCAACAGCAGTACCTCATCCAAGCCAATCGCCGCATTCTCAACTACCCCGAGAGGGAGGAGGAACCGGAGGATACGCAGGAGGCCTACGAAGACTCGGGAAGTGA